CTTCCATCATCTTCAATAGTTATTAAAACATCAGAGCCACTACTTTTAGCACTTATAAAGATATTGCCTTGTGGTGATTTACCTTTTTTTAGTCGTTCTTCTTTTTCCTCTATACCATGGTCAACTGCATTTCTGATTATGTGAATTAGTGGGTCTGTCAAATACTCAATTAAAACCTTGTCAAGCTCTGTTTCCTCACCACTTATCTGTACCTCAACCTGCTTATTTAGTTTTGCAGACATCTCAACTACAATTCTCTTTAGCTTTTGAAATGTATTAGAAAGAGGTACCATTCTCATAGACATAGCTATTTCCTGCAGGTCTCTTATAAGCTTTGACATTTGCAACGTTATACCTTTAAAACCCTCACTCTTTATCTCTTGTATATCAGGATGCTGTGTTAACATAGAAAATGTTACAACCATCTCACCAATTAGATCAACTAACCTATCTACTTTTTCGACATTGACATTGATAAGCCGCCCTGTTGACTGTACGTTCTTTATAGTAGACTCTTCCTTTTCATGATTCTTTTCAGAAATATTCTTTGCATCTTTTGTCTTTTCCTCTACCCTAATGTCTTTAATCCACACAAAATCATTAAAAAGACATAAAATGTCATCTTTACTAAGTGAGGTTTCAATTACTATTTTAAAACCTTCTTTTTTTATCATCTCAGCAGTTGAAGCATCAACCTCTATATTTGGTGGAAAATACTCTAAAACATTTACATATTCTTTTAGCTTCTGAACAATCAAAAATGCACGCAAATTCTCCATTTCCCAGCCATCTTCAAACCACATAACAATTGAGTACCTTTGGCCTTTCTCACTTTTTGCCTTTTGTTCAGTTTCTTGTAAAATACCTTCTAATTCTAATAAAACGTTTTCAATATCTTCATAAGAAGATAGTGGTAATGTATTTTCAATTGAGGCAACTTGCGAATTCATAAAATCAATAATTTTTAACATACTCAAAATAAATTTATCGATATTTAATGTTAAAATGCTTGAAGATTTTAGATTTACAAAGATGTCTTCTACCTTGTGGCAAACCTCTGAGATATCTTGATAACCCATCATGGCTGACGAGCCTTTTAAGGTATGCAATAGTCTTAACGCTTCTTCAACAGCAGATTTAAATTCTATATTTCCTTCTTTAAGTTCTACAAATACCTTTTCTAAACCATTTATAATTTCCCTTGCTTCAGAAATAAATATCTCAAACATAGGGTCTTTATTTAACTCATTCACACTGCCACCTTCTTTTTTACAGAGAGTTTAGCAGTTTTACAAGATGTTCTTCCTTGTAGGGTTTCACAATAAAGCCCTTTGCCCCGTTTAGAACCGCTTCTTTTACTTTTTCTTCCTGTCCAAGCGCTGTTATCATAACCACTTTTGCATTTCTGTCAATTTCCATAATCTTTTTTAAAACCTCTATCCCATTCATCTCCG
This Caldicellulosiruptor changbaiensis DNA region includes the following protein-coding sequences:
- a CDS encoding response regulator, translating into MKKVLIVDDAAFVRYSLKHTLEKYGFEVVGEACDGKSCLRMFSELKPDIVTLDITMPEMNGIEVLKKIMEIDRNAKVVMITALGQEEKVKEAVLNGAKGFIVKPYKEEHLVKLLNSL
- a CDS encoding chemotaxis protein CheA; the protein is MNELNKDPMFEIFISEAREIINGLEKVFVELKEGNIEFKSAVEEALRLLHTLKGSSAMMGYQDISEVCHKVEDIFVNLKSSSILTLNIDKFILSMLKIIDFMNSQVASIENTLPLSSYEDIENVLLELEGILQETEQKAKSEKGQRYSIVMWFEDGWEMENLRAFLIVQKLKEYVNVLEYFPPNIEVDASTAEMIKKEGFKIVIETSLSKDDILCLFNDFVWIKDIRVEEKTKDAKNISEKNHEKEESTIKNVQSTGRLINVNVEKVDRLVDLIGEMVVTFSMLTQHPDIQEIKSEGFKGITLQMSKLIRDLQEIAMSMRMVPLSNTFQKLKRIVVEMSAKLNKQVEVQISGEETELDKVLIEYLTDPLIHIIRNAVDHGIEEKEERLKKGKSPQGNIFISAKSSGSDVLITIEDDGRGLDKEKIIKKALERGLISEKSDVDDQLVYDLIFQTGFSTKEEATEYSGRGIGLDIVKNNIQKIGGRIFVDSQKDIGTKFTIRIPLTLAIIDGMLVKVNEQIFALPLSTIVETFKVEKKDIVTEGHSQFIYKRGACYNVVDLRRVFYHKEALADERPFYLGVMVSNGSKVAVLLVDQMVSQQQVVIKSLPQIIGEVRGISGCTLLGNGGIALILDIDSLIERQTV